From Chloroflexota bacterium, the proteins below share one genomic window:
- a CDS encoding CBS domain-containing protein: protein MTKLREIMVPGFVHAVQRGSSVAQAVQMMADRNVGIVSVLDGDHLVGLVSERDVVRRVVALGGDPATIPVDDIMTTRIVFAGPDELFQDAVQLMDAANIRHLPVVENGALLSMISVRDLLRVELHARREEIRYLREYLFSGPAEAVHV, encoded by the coding sequence ATGACGAAGTTACGCGAGATCATGGTGCCCGGGTTCGTGCACGCGGTCCAGAGAGGCTCGTCGGTCGCGCAGGCCGTCCAGATGATGGCCGACCGGAACGTCGGGATTGTGTCGGTGCTCGACGGCGACCATCTCGTTGGCCTCGTCTCCGAGCGCGACGTAGTCCGGCGGGTCGTGGCGCTCGGCGGCGATCCGGCCACGATACCGGTCGACGACATCATGACGACCCGGATCGTCTTCGCGGGGCCAGATGAGCTGTTCCAGGATGCCGTGCAGTTGATGGATGCCGCGAACATCCGCCACCTGCCAGTGGTCGAGAACGGCGCGCTGCTCTCCATGATCTCGGTACGCGACCTCCTGCGCGTCGAGCTGCACGCGCGCCGCGAGGAGATCCGTTACCTGCGCGAGTACCTGTTCAGCGGGCCTGCCGAAGCCGTCCACGTCTGA